The DNA window ATAGGTTTGTAGTATGTCAAAAAAGGTGTCATCTCCAACCATGTGACGCAGCATGTGCAGCACCCAGGCTGGTTTATTATAAGAAAGACTCAGTCCAAAGATGGATTCTGTTTCAGGGTCTTCCACGTAAATGGTACCACCACCGTAATATTCAAACGCTTCCATTTTTTCCCGGTAACCTGCCGGACCATAATGATGCTCCCACCACAGGGCTTCTGCATAACGTGCAAAGCCTTCATTGAGCCAGATATGGTGATAACTGTAGCAAGTGATCATGTCTCCATACCACATGTGAGCCAACTCATGCGCAACTCGTCGTTCAGTTGGATTTCCCATGGAGGTCAGGGTTTGGTGCTCCATCCCATAACTCTCACCCCATTCTGCATGACCATATTTTTCATCCATAAAAGGATAAGGACCAAATTGCTCAGCGTACAGAGTGATCATTTCTGGTAACATGCGATAGTTGGTGGTCATATAGGATGGATCAGGTGCGTCGGGATGACTATAAGTATAGAACTGTATCGGCAGCGTATCGTTATTTGCATCGATATAAACATCACCCCACTCATAGAATTGGTAGATAGAGAGAGAAACCAGGTAGGTTGCAATCGGATGTCCCACATGCCAGTGCCAGGTTCTGGTGTTGTCTTCATTTTCCAGAGTGGAAATAAGACGACCATTTGAAGCCACTATCATATAGTCGGCTAAAGTGACCCTGATATCCACTGAATCGGCTTTATCTCGGGGATAATCCACTGAAGGCCACCAGTCCCGGGCATCATAGGGCTGGGAGTTTGTCCAGATGGCGCGCTGACCGTTCTCATAGTCCCAGTTAAATCCCTGATTATCGTGATTTACGGCCGGTCCAGACTCAGAAAATATTCTCACCGAAATGCGTTGCCCAGGTTCCAGATTGGCTGATATGGGGATTTGGAGCAGGTCATTGCTATGATAAAAGAAAACTGAATCATCATCCAGTAGAACATTGGTTACGGTGATATTCCCCACGCCGGGATTATCGGTGGAATAGTCCAGTTCGATGACTTCCAGACTGGTGTCAACCACCATAAATTCAACCAGGAATTCATTGGTCACAGAGGTTGCAGCTATATCCAGATCGAGTGTCAGAGCATAGTAGCTGATGTCGATCTTCTGTTGTTCAATTGTGGGTGACATATCACGTTGAAAACCTTCCCTATGCGCATGCCCACAGGGTTTTTCTTCATCTATAAACGCAAATAGACTGGTCGCAAGTACCAATCCCAGTAGAACCCTGACTGCTTTTGCTGGAACTTTATTCATTTTAAGCTGTCCCCTTTAAATATTCCTGCCGACGTTTTTCCGGAAATTTTTCAATGGCATAACGCAGCATGGTTCGCGGCATTGCTTGAGAGTGAGCGAGTAGAAAAGTCTTTTCGCTTACCTGACTGCAACCCAACACTAAGCTCATAATAGCGGCCAATTGACTTGTCTGGCATGTTTGGCAAGTTTTGAATTAGGATTAACAATGACCGGATGACCAACTTGTTCCAGCATGGGGATATCCAGATCGGAATTTCCGTAAGCATAGGACTGGGAAAGGTCCAACTTTTGCTCAAGGGCCAATTCCTGGATGAACTCAACTTTAGTTTTACCCACACAGACCGAACCAAGTGATTTTCCTGTGAGTAGGCCATCTGAGCCAATTTCCAAGTGAGTGCAAAGCAAATGATCTATACTGAGATCTTTCATAACCGGCTTTAGATAGTAATCAATGGAACCGGTAACCAGTACTGTTTGATGTCCCTGCTCCTGGTGCCAGCGTAATTTTTCTACAGCGACCCTTGATAGATTGGGTTGCAGATATTCCCGATAGAATTCGTCTGCACTCTCGGCGAATGGCTGGAGTTCCCGGCCATGATAAAAGCTCAGCATTGCTCTAGCCATCCGATGCTCATTGATCACACCGGCTTTCCANNNNNNNNNNNNNNNNNNNNNNNNNNNNNNNNNNNNNNNNNNNNNNNNNNNNNNNNNNNNNNNNNNNNNNNNNNNNNNNNNNNNNNNNNNNNNNNNNNNNGATTGGGTTGCAGATATTCCCGATAGAATTCGTCTGCACTCTCGGCGAATGGCTGGAGTTCCCGGCCATGATAAAAGCTCAGCATTGCTCTAGCCATCCGATGCTCATTGATCACACCGGCTTTCCATAGGGCCATAACCATAATCATTTTAAGAATAAAGGCTCTGGTAAGATAGCCTTGCTCCTGTAAAACTTTAAATCCGATGCCAGCACTATCAATGGCTAACAGCGTTTCATCGAAGTCAAAAAAGGCAGCTACGGAGCAGGAATGCTTTTTAAGATTCATGGACAATTTCAATTCTTACATATTTTTGGTCAATTACAGGTTTGCGCTCAACACTTCAGTGACTATTTACCATGATAACGGAGTAAACAATCACAATATGGATGTTGACGGAAAGGCTTCCTAATAATAAAGAATAAAAATTTAGCTTGGTATAAAACGGTTGTTATACCAAATTTAGTTTCCTTTGCGCGTTCCAGGTAATTCTGTTAGTGTGTCTTCATTTGTCTTTGCGAGGACTGTAAGGACTGCTTGCCACGGCGTAGCCTGGAAGACGGGTGGCAATCCATCTGCGCATCTGCTACAATGGATAAATCTCCAAGTTTAGTCACAATTTTGAGATCGCCGCGCGCTGCTCGCGAAGACACAAAACGCGCATTTAGAACTGAAATTGGTGTTATACCATATCCAGTTTTCCGGGCGCATCGTAGCACCAAAAGTTTCCTCTCTCTCATAAGGTTCATTTGGCAAAATAGTTACTCACGAGCTGTTTAGGTTTGTTAAGAATATAAACAAACAAAGCTTGCTTCACCTGTCTAGACATGTTATCATCCGTACCTAATCAAAAATCAAGGATTTTACATGGATATCATTCAACATTTCATCAAAAAAGCTCAGGGGAATCCAGCCCGGATCGTCTATCCGGAAGCAACCGATCCCCGTATCCTGGAAGCTGCTGTAAAAGTTCACGAGCTGGGTATCGCTCAACCTATTCTGGTCGGCAATGTACAGGCCGTGACTGACATGGCCAATGAGCTTGGATTTGTTCTGGACGGGATCGAGATCATTGACAGCAAGACCGATGAT is part of the Candidatus Neomarinimicrobiota bacterium genome and encodes:
- a CDS encoding M1 family aminopeptidase, translating into MNKVPAKAVRVLLGLVLATSLFAFIDEEKPCGHAHREGFQRDMSPTIEQQKIDISYYALTLDLDIAATSVTNEFLVEFMVVDTSLEVIELDYSTDNPGVGNITVTNVLLDDDSVFFYHSNDLLQIPISANLEPGQRISVRIFSESGPAVNHDNQGFNWDYENGQRAIWTNSQPYDARDWWPSVDYPRDKADSVDIRVTLADYMIVASNGRLISTLENEDNTRTWHWHVGHPIATYLVSLSIYQFYEWGDVYIDANNDTLPIQFYTYSHPDAPDPSYMTTNYRMLPEMITLYAEQFGPYPFMDEKYGHAEWGESYGMEHQTLTSMGNPTERRVAHELAHMWYGDMITCYSYHHIWLNEGFARYAEALWWEHHYGPAGYREKMEAFEYYGGGTIYVEDPETESIFGLSLSYNKPAWVLHMLRHMVGDDTFFDILQTYAADPEFKYKTATTEQFQMVCEEVSGLDLNNYFQQWIYGSGYPHYRAYRAQTGEDLLVQTIQSGITFDMPVDFRITTTGSVIDTVLRINEQFMTFHIEIPPGEIVTDLVMDPNGWILKSTDYVVGLVEDKKVGPEKFQLGPNYPNPFNPMTIIPYHLDEAGLVQMTIVDTRGQQVIELINERKTAGQYLISWGSLDQNGMAVEAGVYFCRLQTGAQSAIQKLLLIK
- a CDS encoding HAD family hydrolase is translated as MNLKKHSCSVAAFFDFDETLLAIDSAGIGFKVLQEQGYLTRAFILKMIMVMALWKAGVINEHRMARAMLSFYHGRELQPFAESADEFYREYLQPN
- a CDS encoding HAD-IB family hydrolase; translation: WKAGVINEHRMARAMLSFYHGRELQPFAESADEFYREYLQPNLSRVAVEKLRWHQEQGHQTVLVTGSIDYYLKPVMKDLSIDHLLCTHLEIGSDGLLTGKSLGSVCVGKTKVEFIQELALEQKLDLSQSYAYGNSDLDIPMLEQVGHPVIVNPNSKLAKHARQVNWPLL